The following coding sequences are from one Agelaius phoeniceus isolate bAgePho1 chromosome 24, bAgePho1.hap1, whole genome shotgun sequence window:
- the TNFRSF9 gene encoding tumor necrosis factor receptor superfamily member 9, translating to MAPGRALLPAALLALALSPGPAAALPCGAHCPAGTFASPGCGRGAGAPCKPCPAGTFSSAAGSSDCRMCRHCEAPFRYLKNCSSTSDAECTCKEGHRCGDDRCTFCTRSCGVGQESTSNGCRTCRYGTFNDQPNGSCKNWTMCSGNQILVPGTPAKDVICKHASVNSTLVTTLPTTSLDIPFYITVPGKDVQADTIRISLAVAGLSCLVFLLPLCICFSVWQKKKLHAVFKKMHTPEQSVQEEDACSCNFPEEEQGEYQSPGKSTELRDLLEN from the exons ATGGCTCCGGGCCGGGCGCTGCTGCCCGCGGCGCTGCTGGCGCTGGCGCTGAGCCCGGGACCTGCGGCCGCGCTGCCCTGCGGCGCTCACTGCCCGGCGG GTACCTTCGCGAGCCCCGGCTGCGGACGGGGAGCGGGCGCGCCGTGCAAGCCCTGCCCGGCCGGCACCTTCTCCAGCGCGGCGGGAAGCAGCGACTGCAGGATGTGTCGGCACTGCGAAG CACCGTTTCGGTATTTGAAGAATTGCTCCTCAACCAGCGATGCTGAATGCACGTGCAAGGAGGGCCATCGCTGCGGCGATGATCGCTGCACCTTCTGCACCCGAAGCTGTGGCGTGGGTCAGGAGAGCACCAGCAACG GTTGCCGGACTTGCCGCTATGGAACCTTTAATGATCAGCCCAATGGCTCCTGTAAAAACTGGACAat GTGCTCTGGAAACCAAATCCTGGTGCCTGGAACTCCAGCAAAAGATGTCATTTGCAAACATGCTTCAGTTAATTCCACTTTAGTCACTACTCTACCTACAACATCTCTTGACATTCCATTTTATATCACCGTGCCAG GGAAGGATGTTCAGGCAGACACAATCAGGATTTCTCTCGCTGTGGCTGGGCTGTCGTGCTTGGTGTTTCTGCTGCCTTTGTGCATCTGCTTCAGTgtctggcagaaaaagaaactacATGCTGTCTTCAAGAAAA tgcacacACCTGAACAGTCAGTTCAGGAAGAGGATGCCTGCAGCTGCAACTTCCCTGAGGAAGAACAAGGTGAATATCAGAGTCCTGGCAAATCCACAGAATTGAGAGATCTTCTGGAGAACTAG
- the UTS2 gene encoding urotensin-2: MHKLILCCLIIICFSCPLLSLPIINASEMSYQHSADEDSRLNLERLGSLGSSSLLQLLGTLTEDSKAGLTPSNYNPGENIKENFYRNHPQNAFLGRLLTKDRKQYKKRGNLSECFWKYCV; this comes from the exons ATGCATAAACTGATACTTTGCTGTCTCATTATCATCTGCTTCTCCTGTCCTCTCTTGTCTCTCCCCATCATCAATGCCAGTGAGATGTCTTATCAACACTCAG CTGATGAAGACTCGAGGTTAAACCTGGAGAGGTTGGGCAGCCTGGGaagctcctccctgctccagctcctggggacCCTGACTGAGGACAGCAAAGCAG GTCTTACCCCCAGCAACTACAACCCAGGGGAAAATATCAAAGAA AATTTCTACAGGAACCATCCTCAAAATGCTTTCCTGGGCCGCCTCTTGACCAAGGACAGGAAACAGTACAAGAAACGTGGGAATCTTTCTGAGTGCTTCTGGAAATATTGTGTGTAA